The DNA window GTTGTCCTCGTCGTGGATCATGACCTTTCTCTGGACAAAGACCGGGCCGGTATCCACGCCCTCGTTCAGCCGGAAGACGGCGACGCCCGTTTCCTCGTCCCCGTTGATGAGGGCCCACTGGAGCGGGGCGGCGCCGCGGTATTTCGGAAGAAGCGAGAAATGGACGTTGACGCAGCCGTGCGGCGGCAGGTTGAGGATCTCCTTGGGCAGGATCTTGCCGTAGGCGACGATGGCGATGACGTCCGGCTTCAGACGCGTCAGTTGTTCCAGAAATTCCGCGTTGCTC is part of the bacterium genome and encodes:
- a CDS encoding methionyl-tRNA formyltransferase — encoded protein: MNIVFMGSPAIAVPSLKAILASNHKVAGVVSQPDKPAGRGRDLTPPPVAAFAKEHGLPLFQPDKIRSNAEFLEQLTRLKPDVIAIVAYGKILPKEILNLPPHGCVNVHFSLLPKYRGAAPLQWALINGDEETGVAVFRLNEGVDTGPVFVQRKVMIHDEDN